The Cynocephalus volans isolate mCynVol1 chromosome 2, mCynVol1.pri, whole genome shotgun sequence genome window below encodes:
- the LOC134370218 gene encoding protein NYNRIN-like has product MTNATTTYRETGKRQRGDRPGVYWEVDFTEVKPGRYGNRYLLVFVDTFSGWVEAFPTKTETALTVCKKILEEILPRFGIPKVIGSDNGPAFVAQVSQGLATQLGINWKLHCAYRPQSSGQVERMNRTIKETLTKLALETGGKDWVALLPLALFRARNTPGQLGLTPYEILHGGPPPILELGGTLGPDDNFLPVLFTHLKALEVVKTQIWDQIKEVYEPGAVAIPHPFQVGDQVLVRRHRTGSLEPRWKGPYLVLLTTPTAVKVDGIAAWVHASHLKPAPPPAPNETWELERTDHPLKLRIRRRKNESTG; this is encoded by the coding sequence atgactaatgcgactaccacctaccgagagaccggaaaaagacaacggggagatcgacccggcgtatactgggaagtagactttacagaggtaaagcctggccggtatgggaacaggtatctgctagtatttgtagatactttctctggatgggtagaagctttccctaccaaaactgaaacggccctgactgtatgtaaaaagatactagaagaaatcctgccccgtttcgggatccctaaggtgatcgggtcagataatggcccagcctttgttgctcaggtaagccagggactggccacacaactgggaataaattggaaattacattgtgcgtataggccccagagctcaggtcaagtagagagaatgaatagaaccatcaaagagaccttaactaaattggccttagagaccggtggaaaagactgggtggccctccttcccttagcgctgttcagagccaggaatacccctggccagcttggtctgactccttatgaaatcctccacgggggacccccccccatacttgagttgggaggaacactgggtcccgatgataactttcttcctgtcttatttactcacttaaaggctttagaagttgtaaaaacccagatctgggaccagatcaaggaggtatacgagccaggtgccgtggccatccctcatccgttccaggtcggagaccaagtgcttgttaggcgccatcggaccggcagccttgagcctcggtggaaaggcccgtatctggtattgctgaccaccccgaccgcagtaaaagttgatggcatcgctgcctgggtccatgcttcccatctcaagcctgcaccacccccggcaccaaacgagacctgggagctggaaaggactgatcatcctcttaagctgcgtattcggcggcggaaaaatgagtccaccgggtaa